The Brevibacillus brevis genome contains a region encoding:
- a CDS encoding phage terminase large subunit family protein gives MNQKHRKLYQAIAQIVSPPTDLTITQWADAYRYLSPESAAEAGKYRSDRAPYQKGMMDAVSDPEVEEVVFMMGSQVGKTLSQENIIGYYIDQDPSPMMLVVPTLDMGKSFSKDRLSTMIRDTPVLTKKVADSKAKDSGNTILHKSFPGGHITIVGSNSPASLASRPIRILLVDELDRFEATSEGDALDLARRRTATFHNRKIVVASTPTIKGHSRIEQLYNNSSRGEWHLPCPKCEALQPLEWNRIIFDTVSMRCLHCGFDSPEIDWKKQQIAGKGEWIHEFPERKVKGFHMNALASPWTRWQEMIEAFLVAQDELKKGNPEQMQVFVNTLLSETWEDRGDIQDENILLERRESYDAELPNGVLILTMAVDTQNDRLEYEVVGWGKEEESWGIEKGVIWGKPDNPQTWRELDDKRERVWKFANGAGLIVACTFVDSGGHYTDEVYKYCGQRLQSRVFPIKGEGGSGLELIRKVSKNNKYKIPLILLGVDSGKTTIMQRLHIAEPGPHYFHFPIEEERGYDQIYFKGLVSERQVFRKKNGQTVMAWENVAKDKRNEPLDLRVYGLAALRLLKPDFEALEKRLREVDPPVKHTAAAKQISGQQAKQLVKRSKLW, from the coding sequence ATGAACCAGAAACATCGTAAGCTTTACCAGGCTATCGCCCAAATCGTTTCTCCTCCAACCGATTTGACAATTACTCAGTGGGCAGATGCCTACCGATATCTGTCTCCTGAATCGGCAGCTGAGGCAGGGAAGTACAGAAGCGATCGGGCGCCATATCAAAAGGGCATGATGGATGCAGTTAGTGATCCAGAAGTAGAAGAAGTAGTATTTATGATGGGATCACAGGTTGGTAAAACGCTATCCCAAGAAAACATCATCGGTTATTACATTGATCAAGACCCGTCCCCAATGATGTTGGTTGTCCCCACACTAGATATGGGAAAAAGCTTTTCAAAAGATCGACTTAGCACAATGATACGCGATACGCCAGTTTTGACTAAAAAGGTAGCTGATTCGAAAGCCAAAGATTCAGGAAATACCATCTTGCACAAATCATTTCCGGGCGGTCATATCACCATTGTGGGTAGTAATTCCCCGGCCTCCCTGGCGAGCCGCCCGATCAGGATATTGCTGGTCGATGAGTTGGACCGATTCGAGGCAACTTCTGAGGGGGACGCGTTGGATTTGGCAAGAAGACGGACAGCCACTTTCCACAATAGAAAAATTGTTGTTGCTTCTACGCCGACAATTAAGGGCCATTCGCGGATCGAGCAGCTATACAATAACTCTTCGAGAGGTGAATGGCATCTTCCATGTCCGAAGTGTGAGGCACTCCAACCCTTGGAGTGGAATCGGATCATATTCGATACCGTATCGATGCGCTGCTTGCATTGTGGCTTTGATTCTCCTGAAATCGACTGGAAGAAACAGCAGATTGCCGGAAAAGGAGAATGGATACATGAATTCCCGGAACGAAAAGTAAAGGGATTCCACATGAACGCGTTAGCGTCTCCATGGACTCGTTGGCAAGAAATGATCGAAGCCTTTTTGGTCGCACAGGACGAGTTAAAAAAAGGAAATCCCGAGCAGATGCAGGTTTTCGTCAATACGCTTTTGAGCGAGACTTGGGAGGATCGCGGTGATATTCAGGACGAAAACATTCTTCTGGAACGTCGAGAAAGCTACGATGCTGAACTACCGAACGGCGTTCTCATCCTTACAATGGCAGTCGACACCCAAAATGACCGATTAGAGTACGAAGTTGTCGGCTGGGGCAAAGAAGAAGAGTCTTGGGGAATCGAAAAAGGAGTTATCTGGGGAAAGCCAGACAATCCGCAAACATGGAGAGAGCTCGATGATAAGCGGGAACGAGTCTGGAAATTCGCCAATGGTGCAGGACTGATTGTAGCGTGTACTTTTGTTGACTCAGGCGGTCATTACACCGATGAAGTTTATAAATACTGTGGGCAGAGACTCCAAAGCCGTGTCTTCCCCATCAAAGGTGAAGGTGGATCAGGCCTTGAGTTAATCCGTAAGGTCTCCAAAAACAACAAATACAAGATTCCCCTTATCCTCCTTGGTGTGGATTCAGGAAAAACGACGATCATGCAGCGTTTGCATATCGCGGAACCTGGTCCACACTATTTTCATTTCCCGATTGAGGAAGAGCGTGGATATGATCAGATTTATTTCAAAGGTCTTGTTTCTGAGCGGCAAGTGTTTCGAAAAAAGAATGGCCAAACGGTCATGGCTTGGGAAAATGTCGCCAAAGACAAGAGGAATGAGCCGCTGGATTTACGGGTCTATGGTCTTGCAGCGTTGCGTTTGCTGAAACCAGACTTTGAAGCACTCGAAAAGCGCTTGCGAGAAGTTGATCCTCCCGTAAAACATACAGCTGCAGCAAAACAAATATCAGGCCAGCAAGCAAAGCAGCTAGTCAAGCGCTCAAAACTTTGGTGA
- a CDS encoding DUF6148 family protein — MAYDPRQQNRLQDELEIVKDRLNKYYEAETAILKGAQEYRIGSRNLRRGDLKLIKEEIEKLQDRKNELENSLATGESPSKRKAFRVIYRDL, encoded by the coding sequence ATGGCTTATGATCCAAGACAACAGAACAGGCTACAAGATGAGCTGGAAATTGTTAAAGACCGCCTGAATAAATACTACGAGGCTGAAACAGCCATTTTGAAAGGGGCACAGGAATACCGTATCGGGTCCAGGAATTTGCGGCGTGGCGACTTAAAACTCATCAAAGAAGAGATTGAGAAACTGCAAGACCGGAAAAACGAACTGGAAAACTCACTTGCAACAGGTGAGAGTCCATCAAAGCGTAAGGCATTTCGAGTCATCTATCGAGACTTGTAA